DNA from Ziziphus jujuba cultivar Dongzao chromosome 2, ASM3175591v1:
TGAAAAATCATGATATCAATTACAATtctaaaatttgtatatttcacCCTTAAATCTTCAACAacactaaaagaaaaaagaaaagaggctACTAGTACTGACCTACGCCTTTTAATTCAGCCTGTGTTGGTTGCTGGGCATTGCCTTCTTTTCCCAAAAATACAATACGACCTACGGAGGACACAGTAAACGTtcattgaaggaaaaaaattaaaccaaatgtTCATACCTCATCACCAcaaaatgcaagaaaaattCTATATCATGTAGACATGATTCATAAAATTTTGTGCCTTGATAGAAAGCAATGACCATGCCACTTAGCCACATCAAAAGATCAAAAGCCAAGAAAGTTAATTTTTAGATCTAGGCATCGGTAAAATATGGCAGATCTCCTAaacaatacatatttagaaGGTAGACgtgaagtaaaaatattttggaagaTGGAAAATAATACTGTGGAGCAGATATCTAGCTATGTTATCATAAGATTAGTGGTcccaaataaaaatgatatattacAAGGAGTGGAATGTGTCTAATTTTGAAATGTGTGGGTGAAACTACATGAGAAATAGGTATATTCATCTAATTCTAAAAATAAGATATACAAATAAAGGAAAGGAAATGTATTGGAACTAAACATAAACCAGGTAGATTTTTGAACAATTAACTGATGAAATCAAAACAAAGAGTTCAAAATGCAATACACATACCATTTTGACGAATGGCAATCTCTCTTATGCGGCGTACAAGACCAGTTATCGGGTCAGTAAAAATTTTGGTCTCGAGATTCCCCTCCATATATAGAATTGAGCTGCAAAGAAAGAATTATCACCAAACTATCACAAATGCATAAGACATAAATGTTTATTAACATGCGAAAAATTCATAGGTCAGCAAAAGCCAATCTTTCACAGAAACATGGTATGACTAAAACCAGAGCCAAAATCCGACAGCAACAAAAGTACATTATGTTtcactaaattttaaaaaatatatatcggATTGGCTTTGCAGATAAAATCAAAACACAAGAAGGGCAATGAGACTCAACCATTTGACAAACAAAACCCCTTCCAAGTATGAAGTCAAGTTACTGAGACTCAACAATTGGCCCTTGGGTATTTTGCACTATTTCTTATATATTGTCAAGAGGCAAAGGAGGAGATACGCTTTGGTATTTTGCAAACCCAACAGACCcacataaaataaagtttttattctAGATGACACCAACAGAAATCTTCATATCCAAGATAATGCACTTCCTTGATAAGACGGCCTCAATTCTTGAAAAGGCTATCATGCATCATTGACCATTTGAAAAGGGTCTAAACTAACTAGAAACTTAAGTGTAGACAAAGCATACTCTAAAAGCAACCAAACCAGTTTTCAAAAAAGTTGCTATTACAAACCTCAGAGAATATTATCAACTTCTGACCCCATATGATCAAACcaaattttaattccaaaacaCTACAATCCCAAGCTTGAAAGCTACTGACACCTTTCCATGCAtcttaccaatttatttattcaaaaaaaaaaaaattgcacatcTCTACATATTTGTTCTACCAAGCAAAGGAatcaatgcaataaaaaaatttgatactgAAATGTGACAATATTTACATTGATTGTTCTTGCTGCCATTTTGTTTTTCACGATACTGCTGCTAAAGTTATCAATTTTTAACACTACGATTTCTAATAATTCCATGAGGTCAGCCcatgaaagaattaaaaatatcatctaacattccaataataaatattaacaaaCCAACAATTACAACTACTGCCAATCAATTTCCTCACTAAAGAAAATGTTTCTATAACACAGAATACTCACCCAGGCAGAGCATTCTTCATGGCAATCGAACCCAACCTCTCGGGATAAATACAAACCCGATGCCACTGAACAGCGCAACGATTTGCATACTCATTCGGGTTTTCATTATCAAATGGCCTTCGATTATTTCGAATCCCACCTGTTCCAACTGCAAACATTGTCAATCTCATCCCATTCTTCAATGTCTTCTGCACAGGTTTCTGTCCTACCTGCCCAACCAATATGGCCTacaccaaggaaaaaaaaaaaaaaaatcaaaaaccaaaaaccaaaaaccgaAACCCTAAGAAAACAGCAAATTGGACAATCCAAACATTACCTTATAAATTCCTGCATCTAATCCTCCCTCAAGAGGCCGATCATAGAGAGAGCGTCGCTGATTCGAGTTATTGGATGAAGAAGAGTGAGGGATGGCCGAATCAGAGTCCGAGCTGGAGGCATCAGAGTCTTCCGCTTCAGAGGTCTGCTGGGAAGTTTGGTGGATGGTGGTGCAAAAGGGTTTATGGCAATGATGAGAGGTTTTAGGGTTAGATAGCAACGAGCGACTGAGCCTTCTTGACAGCGCAGCCATGGAAGTAGCCATTTTCCCCCTGAAATTTCGCTGTGAAAAGAAAGATGGGAACGTTTTGACTTTCTCCTTGATTTTACATGCTTTTGGGCCTTGGATCGGGCTTCAGGGTTTTGTCTTGGGCTTTAAACTGTATGGATGGGCTTGGGATCTGCATGCTGTAAGGATTGATGTGTGGCTGGGCTTGAAGCAAATTTCTCATTTGGCCACGGAATTGGAGGATATGAGGTCGGCTTGCGTTTTTTGTGATGGAATgcatcttctttttatttatttatttttttatggagtGGTTGAATCTGATTCTCGACAAGGTGTTTCCTTGTTGTATAGTAATTCAGAAACTTGGTCTTAAGAATGTTTTTGGATTGAATCAATTCAAAACTCACTCAAAAGATATCATAGGTTTCAATGTTGCTTTGCTCCTCCTACCCCTAATCTTGATGTGGCTCATACTCGAATTTCAAAAGTAATTACGACTTTGTTTCTTGTGTAGAGGAGGGTCCTTCCTAATCTTCATATCCAAAAACTCTTTGAATACGAATATGGataaattttgaattctttTCAGTAATCAAGCTAAGATCGAATGGTTTTGGAGCTCTGGGTGTAAAAATGGTGTATAtgtgaaagaaaattattatgtaAAAATGATGTatatgtgaaagaaaaagaCTTTTGGTTGAATTGCTATGTCTTTGCTTTGTTCATCATGAAACATAGTACTACAGAGtacctaaaatataaaaatatacaaaaaatcaaTCAACGGTATTTCTAAGGATAGGAAATTGTGATCCTCCACGGTATGTCCCAAACTAACTTAGGTAAGTCAACTACAATAACAATTACATATATTACAATTATATCTTAATACTCCCCCTTAAGTTGGAAAGTGAATATCATGAAGTCCTAACTCGTTGTGCAATATCACAAATTAATCCTTTTCCAAAGCTTTCACTGATGCATCTGTTAGTCGGAAAAATGTAGGCATATAAGAAGGCTTAATTGTTCCTTCTTGCAATTTTCCTCGAACTATGTGACAATCTATCTCTATATGCTTTGTATGCTCATGGAAAACTAGGTTAGCTGCAATATGCAAAGCTGCCTAATTGTCTACTTGTGGAACCTTCAAGTCTTGTAAGATATAGCACAATTAAGCCAGCTCCAAACATGTGTTTGCCATAGCTAAGTATTCGACCTCTTCTAATGATCTGTAAATATTGGTTTGTTTCTCAGATTTCCATGAGATAAGTGAATTCCCAAGAAAAATACAATATCTTGTAATTGACCTTCTAGTGTCATGACAACATCCCCAATTTGAATCACAAAATGCATTTAGTGTAAGAATACTAGTAGAAGGCAACAGTAAGCGTTGACCTAAAGTTTCTATGAGATACTTGAGAATTCGTATGGCTGCATCCCAATGAAGTTTTCAAGGCTCATGCATGAATTGATTCAATATTTGTATTGAATAAACTATATCTAGTCTTATAatggttaaataaattaatcttcTAACCAATCTTCTGTACTTAGTTGGATCATTAAGCAATTTTCCATATGGAGggtcaattttaaattttgttccatTAGGAATTTTTCTGGCTAGGCAGCCATAAGTCCTTAATCTTGCAAAATGTCCAATGCATATTTTCTCTAAGACATGAAAGTACCTTTCTTTGAATGAGAAAATTCAatccttaaaaaatatttcaagtCTCCAAGATCTTTGATACGAAAATCCTTGAGAAGAAATTCTTTGAGGCGTTTGATTTCTTGAAGATCATTATCTGTTAAAAGA
Protein-coding regions in this window:
- the LOC107418887 gene encoding single-stranded DNA-binding protein, mitochondrial, whose amino-acid sequence is MATSMAALSRRLSRSLLSNPKTSHHCHKPFCTTIHQTSQQTSEAEDSDASSSDSDSAIPHSSSSNNSNQRRSLYDRPLEGGLDAGIYKAILVGQVGQKPVQKTLKNGMRLTMFAVGTGGIRNNRRPFDNENPNEYANRCAVQWHRVCIYPERLGSIAMKNALPGSILYMEGNLETKIFTDPITGLVRRIREIAIRQNGRIVFLGKEGNAQQPTQAELKGVGQY